One Streptomyces sp. B21-105 genomic region harbors:
- a CDS encoding inorganic phosphate transporter, which translates to MENFSLILAIVVVTALAFDFTNGFHDTANAMATTISTGALKPKVAVAMSAVLNLVGAFLSVEVANTISKGLVDETGIRPEVIFAALVGAILWNLLTWLVGLPSSSSHALMGGLIGATIASAGMGAVHGDVLVTKVLLPAVAAPIVAGVAAMLATRLSYTLGRKADGKAADKGYRAGQIASAGLVSLAHGTNDAQKTMGIITLALVAGGAVAPDSDPPTWVILSAGLAIALGTYLGGWRIIRTMGKGLTDLQPQQGFAAQTSAATVILASSHLGFSLSTTHSVSGAVMGAGLGRKGGVVRWSTATRMFVAWGLTLPAAALVGALAESVTGLGDWGTAVVAVFLIASSAAIWKISRREVVDASNVNETEEPAGVITTAIAMVAPPPTGTPAADVTTDLTATIPAPPASAAPPAPAAPPAAAV; encoded by the coding sequence ATGGAAAACTTCTCGCTGATCCTCGCGATTGTGGTGGTAACCGCACTTGCGTTTGATTTCACGAACGGTTTTCACGACACCGCCAACGCGATGGCCACGACCATCTCGACCGGTGCACTCAAGCCCAAGGTCGCGGTGGCCATGTCCGCCGTGCTGAACCTTGTGGGAGCCTTCCTCTCGGTGGAGGTCGCCAACACGATCTCCAAGGGTCTCGTCGACGAGACCGGCATCCGTCCCGAGGTCATCTTCGCCGCCCTGGTCGGCGCGATCCTCTGGAATCTGCTGACCTGGCTGGTGGGTCTGCCCTCCAGCTCCTCGCACGCCCTGATGGGCGGTCTGATCGGCGCCACCATCGCCTCGGCCGGCATGGGCGCGGTGCACGGCGACGTGCTCGTCACCAAGGTGCTGCTGCCGGCGGTCGCCGCCCCGATCGTCGCGGGCGTCGCGGCGATGCTCGCCACCCGCCTCTCCTACACGCTGGGCCGCAAGGCCGACGGCAAGGCCGCGGACAAGGGTTACCGCGCGGGCCAGATCGCCTCGGCCGGCCTGGTCTCTCTCGCCCACGGCACCAACGACGCCCAGAAGACGATGGGCATCATCACCCTCGCGCTGGTCGCCGGCGGCGCCGTGGCCCCCGACTCCGACCCGCCCACCTGGGTCATCCTCTCGGCCGGTCTGGCCATCGCGCTCGGCACCTACCTCGGCGGCTGGCGCATCATCCGCACGATGGGCAAGGGGCTGACCGACCTCCAGCCGCAGCAGGGCTTCGCCGCCCAGACCAGTGCCGCGACGGTCATCCTGGCCTCGTCCCACCTCGGCTTCTCCCTCTCCACCACGCATTCGGTCTCCGGTGCGGTGATGGGCGCGGGGCTGGGCCGCAAGGGCGGCGTGGTCCGGTGGTCGACCGCGACCCGCATGTTCGTCGCCTGGGGTCTGACGCTCCCGGCCGCCGCCCTGGTGGGCGCGCTCGCCGAATCGGTCACCGGGCTCGGCGACTGGGGCACGGCCGTGGTCGCCGTCTTCCTGATCGCCTCCAGCGCGGCCATCTGGAAGATCTCCCGGCGTGAGGTCGTCGACGCGTCGAACGTCAACGAGACCGAGGAACCGGCCGGAGTGATCACCACGGCCATCGCCATGGTCGCCCCGCCGCCCACGGGCACGCCGGCCGCGGACGTCACGACGGACCTGACGGCCACCATCCCGGCGCCGCCCGCGTCGGCCGCGCCGCCCGCCCCTGCCGCTCCCCCTGCCGCGGCCGTCTGA